The DNA region TTAAAAAGAATTCTTATATTGGTCCCTTGTCTTACATAAATTCTAAGACTGAATAAGAAGGAGAATGGAAGATGGGACAGAGATGTTTAGCTCTTTATAGTGGTACTTCAAACAGGGAGCTTGCCGAAGAAGTTGCGAAATACTTAGGGATTGAATTAGGAGAGATTGAGATTAGAAGATTTTCAGACGGTGAGATTTATGCAAGAATTGCAAAGAGTGTGAGGGGAGCAGAGGTTTATGTTATTCAATCTTTGGGAAGTAAAGTTAATGAGTATTTTATGGAACTTCTTATAATCATTGATGCTTTAAAGAGAGCTTCTGCTGATGAGGTTACCGCAGTTATTCCTTATTATGCTTATGCAAGGCAAGATAGAAAGACTAAATCAAGAGAGCCCATATCTGCGAAGCTTATAGCTAATCTTTTAACAGTTGCAGGAGCTTCTCGTGTTGTTACTATGGATCTTCATGCTGGACAAATTCAGGGATTTTTTGATATTCCTGTAGACAATTTGTCAGCTTTACCTCTTTTTACAAGATATTTTCAAGATAAAAATCTTAAAAATCCGGTAGTGGTCTCTCCGGATATAGGGGGAGTAACAAGGGCAAGAGCTCTTGCTGATAGGTTACATACACCCTTAGCTATAATATATAAAAGAAGACCAGCACCTGAAGTTGCGGAAGTGGAAGAAATTATTGGAGAGGTAGAGGGGAGAGATGTTATAATATGTGATGATATTGTTACTACTGGGAACACATTGTTTTCAGCTGCTAAACTTCTCAAATTAAAAGGGGCGAGGGATATTTATGCAGCGGTGACTCATGGTATATTAACTAATGATGCCCATAAAAAATTGCAAGAATCTGAAATAAAGGAATTGGTAGTAACTAATACAATACCTATACCGTTAGAAAAGAGGGTACCAAAGTTAACTATTATTTCTATAGGAAATCTACTTGGAGAAGCCATAAAGAGAATTTCTAACAAAGACTCTCTAAGTTCATTATTTGATTAAAAACTCATAAGGAGGTAAGAAAAAATGGAAATAACCGAGATAAAAGTAAAGAAAAGAGATAAAATAGGTAAACAGTTTGCTAAAAAATATAGAAGGTCTAATTTAATACCTGGAGTCGTTTATGGGGCTCACTTAAAAGAAAATATTCACATATTAGTAGAAAAAAAAGATTTATGGAGCTTAATAAAGAAAGGGCATGCTAAGGAACAACACCTTCTAAGGCTTATAATAGAGAATGGAGAAAATACCATAACTGAAAATGCTATTTTGCAAGATTTACAAATAGATCCTATAAAAGATGAATTTCTTCACGTAGATTTTCATGCTATAACCCTGGAAGAACTGGTCGATGTTTATGTCCCTATATTACTTGTAGGAGAAGCTAAAGGTATAAAGCAGGGTGGTATATTGCAACATGGAGTTGAGGAGATCTTGATAAGAGCTCTCCCCTTGGATGTGCCTCCTCATATAGAGGTAGATATAACGGATCTTGAAATAGGCGAATCCATAACTGTTGGAGATCTTAAGTTTCCTGAAAATATTAAAGTTTTGACTCCTTTAGATGAAGTGGTTGTAGGCATAATTCCTCCTAAGGGATATACTGAGGAGGTTACTACTGGGGAAGCACAAACAGAGTCTCAAACTTAAAATTTTTATAAGGAGTGAGAATTAAAATGATTAAAATTGTAACTGATAGTACTGCTGCGCTTCCTAAAGAATATGTAGAAAAATACGACGTAACGGTTGTACCACTAAAAGTTGCTTTTGGAGATGAAGTTTATAGAGATGGAGTAGATATTACCCCTGAAATATTTTTCAAAAAGGTAAAAGAGAGTACTGTTTTTCCTAAAACCTCTCAGCCTTCTGTGGAAGAATTTTATCAAGCTTATCAAAATATTTTTGAGAAACATCCAGATACTGAGGCAATAATTTCTATTCATATTTCAGCAAAGTTAAGTGGAACTGTGGGATCTGCTAATGCTGCAAGGGAAATTCATCCTCAAAAAGATAAGATATTTGTTGTTGATTCAAAACTTACAGAACTTGCTCTTGGTGTTGTGGTAATTGAACTTGCAAAGGCTATAGAGAAAGGTGCAAAAGTAGATGATCTTATAAATCTTGCTGAGAAATTGTATCTAAATAGCAATATAAAATTTACGGTAGACACTTTGGAGTATCTCTATAGAGGTGGGAGAATTGGGGCAGCTCAAGCATGGATGGGAAGCATCCTGCAAATTAAACCCATCTTGGAATTGAGAGAAGGGGCTATTGAACCAGTGGAAAGGGTAAGAACTAAGCAAAAATTAAGGGCAAGAATTATTGAGCTTATTAAGGAATATGCAGGGAAAGATCCTGTAAAAATTGCTGTTGCTTACTCAGACAATTATGAAGAAGTCTTAGAGATATCTCAAGAGGTAAAAAATACTCTCAATATTACTGATTTTTATATGGGATTCTTTAGCTGTACTATTCTTTCTCATATTGGTCCTGGCTCCTGGGGAATAATAGCTTTTAAAGAAGTTTAAGAAGGAGATGATGAATAAATTGTTACAACAGATAGTGGATGACTTAGATAAATTTTTGGCCATATTTCCTAATGATATAAAAAATAGATTAGAGCAAGATCCTGATATAAAGGATCTTATAGAAGTAGTGCTTGACCTTGGAAGAGAAATTGAGGCAAGATTTTACAAAAAGACTGTTATTTTCGAAGGAAGATTTACCACTGAGGAAGATCTAAATTATATTATCGCAAGAGTAGGGGAATTTAGTGGGGATAAGAGGGCAGGTATAGAAAGGACTCTTCATAGGATTTCTGCTATAGAGAATAGACATGGGAGGATAATTGGGCTAACCTGTAGAGTGGGAAGAGCTGTATTAGGAACGGTAGATATAATAAGAGATGTTATTGAAACAGGCAAAAATATACTTCTTCTAGGTAAGCCTGGTGTAGGTAAGACTACTCTTTTAAGAGAGACTGCAAGGGTTCTTGCTGATGAGCTTGGTAAAAGGGTTATTATTATTGATACTTCTAATGAGATTGGTGGAGATGGTGATATTCCCCATCCTGCCATAGGCAGAGCAAGGAGAATGCAAGTTCCAAATCCATCAAAACAGCACGATGTTATGATTGAAGCGGTAGAAAATCATATGCCTGAGGTTATTGTAATTGATGAGATTGGAACAGAACTTGAAGCGAAAGCTGCAAGAACTATTGCAGAAAGAGGTGTGCAGTTGATTGGGACAGCCCATGGTATAACTTTGCAAAATTTACTTCTCAACCCAACTCTTTCTGATCTTGTAGGGGGAATTCAGGTAGTTACTTTAAGTGATGAAGAAGCAAAAAGAAGAGGTACCCAAAAAACTGTCTTAGAGAGAAAGGCTCCTCCTACTTTTCAAGTGGTAATAGAGATTCAAGAGAGAGATAGGCTTGCTATTCATCATGATGTGGCAAAAACCGTTGATGCATTACTTAGAGGATATATTATAAAACCAGAGATAAGAGTAAGAACCCCTGAGGGAGAAGTTAAAAAGGTTGAAGCTCCTACTATTGAACCTGTGGAAGAAGAGGAAGAAGTATCGGTTTTTGGAAAGCCTGAGAAAATAGAGAAAAGAACAGAACCTTTAAGGATATTTCCTTATGGTATAAGCAGAAATAGATTGGAGAAAGCAATACGCAATTTAGGTGTTCCTGCTTTTGTAGTTAAAAATCTTTCTGAAGCTAATTGTCTTTTGATTCTAAAAGCACATCAAAAGAGAGCAAAGGATCTTTTGAAGGAGGCGGAGAAAAAGGGTATTAAAATTGCTGTATTAAGAAGCAATACTGTAACCCAGATAGAAAGATTTTTAAGCGAGGAATTTGGAATAGCTATAAGCAGTAAGAGTGATGCTGAGGAAGAAGCATTAAGAGAGGCTCAAGAGGGTATAGAATATGTATTAACTCATGATGAGCCTTACGAATTATCACCTCAACCTGCTTATATAAGAAGATTACAACATCAACTTATTCAACAGTATGGTTTACACTCCGAAAGTGTTGGAGTAGAACCTTTTCGCAAGGTAAGAATATATCCTTCTCATTAAGGAATATGAAAAATAATCTTTTTATAACCTTTGAAGGAATAGATGGCTCTGGAAAGACTACGCAAGCTTTACTTTTAAAGGAGCATTTTGAAAGTAAGGGTTATAAAGTTCATCTTACGAGAGAGCCTGGAGGAACAGATGTGGGAAATAAAATAAGAGAAATACTTTTAAACCCTGCTTTTTCAATAAATTACTGGACAGAAGCCTTTTTGTATTTAGCATCCAGAGTAGAAAATACTATTAATATTATTAAAAAACTTAAGGAAAATTATGTAGTAATCTGTGAAAGGTATGCTGATTCAACCCTTGCTTATCAAGGATACGGAAGAAATTTACCTTTGGAACTTCTTGTAGAGATGAATCAGATAGCTACTTTTGGATTAAAGCCAAATCTTACTATTTTGATTGATTTAGATCCTGAATTGGCTTTGAGAAGAAAAAAAAGTTTTGATAGAATTGAAAGAGAAAACATAGAATTTTATTATAAAGTAAGAAAAGGGTACTTGGAGATTGCTAAAAAGGAAAAAGAAAGGTTCATAATAATACCTGGAGATTTGTCAAAAGGAGAGATTTTTAAAAGAATTGTTGAAGAAATAGAGAGAAAAAACCTTGGAGAGGTGCAGAAATGAAGTTAGTTTTTGCCATTATTCAGGAGGAGGATTGGAAAAAGGTAAGGGAGATTTTTATAGAACATAATTTTTCTCTTACCTTTTTCAAGAGTAAAGGAGGTTTTTTAGAGGAAGGGTCTGTAACACTGATGACAGTGGTAGATGATGATAGGTTTGAAGAAGTTTTGACTATTTTAAGAGAAAATTGTAAAGAAAGAGAAAAGATGATTATTCCTCCTCTTCCCTCCGTAGAGTTACTAAGAACTGTGCCTATGCCTGTTAAAATAAAAGTAGGCGGAGCGGTAGTTTTTGCTGTAGATGTAAGCTATTTTGAAAAGATATAGTTATGGCATTTAAGGAAATAGTTGGTCAAAGACAAGCAGTAGAAATATTGAGAAAAGCTATTCATGAAAATAGGTTATCTCAAACTTATCTTTTTGTAGGACCCGAAGGCGTTGGTAAAAAACTAACTGCAATTTCTCTTGTTCAAGCCTTAAATTGTAAGATAGAACCCTTTGAGGGATGTGGTAAATGTGATATTTGTGAGGCTATTAAAAACCTTTCTTATCCTGACCTATTCTATATTGAGCCCGAGGGACAATGGTATAAAATACAACAAGTAAGAGAATTGAGAAAAGAAGCATATGTAAAGCCATACATAGGTGATTTGAAAGTGTTTATATTAGATGAAGCACATCAATTAAGAAATGAGGGGGCTAATGCTCTTTTGAAGATATTAGAGGAACCTCCAGAGCATACATTGTTTATTCTGATAGCTTACAGACCTGAATTATTACTACCTACAATTATTTCAAGAAGTCAAATCATAAACTTTACGTATTTGACTTATGAAGAAGTATGGCGGATAATAGAAGATAAAGTTCCTGAAGATAGGCTTGAAGTTCTTGTAAATTTATCCCAAGGAAGTGTAGGAAAGGCTTTTTTTTGGAATGATGAAAATAATTGGACAAAAAGGGTAGAACTATTTAAATATCTTACCCTTCTTAAGAAAGACAAATTATATTCTCCTTTTGACCTTGTTGATTTTTTAGCAGAAGAAAAGGATAATGAGAAGATCATAAGCTTACTTGAGCTTGTTCTTTTTTGGTGGAGAGATCTCTTTTTCTGGAAGCTTACAGGAGATGAAAAATATATCACTCAAAAAGATTTTTCTGTAGAGATAGCAAGAAAATCTCAGGAATATTCAATTTCAGAGTTAAAAACCTTTTTTAGATTAACTCAGGATGCTATAAGAGGTATTAGAAATAATGCTAATTTATTGTTGACTTTAGAGACTTTATTTTTGAGAGTAGGTTTGGGCTCGTGATGATGCTTGAGGATAAAGAAAGTATATACGTGGTAGGAATAAGATTAAGAAGTTTGAAGGTTTATTATTTCTCAACCACTGATCCTGATCTGAAAGTGGGAGATGTGGTAATAGTAAAGACTGTTCAAGGGATGGAAGCGGGAAGAGTAGTAATTCCTCCTTTTGTTCCTTCAGAAAATTTTGAACCCCCTTCTCCTCTAAAACCTATATTGAGAAGAGCAACTGAGGATGATT from Dictyoglomus turgidum DSM 6724 includes:
- the holB gene encoding DNA polymerase III subunit delta', with the translated sequence MAFKEIVGQRQAVEILRKAIHENRLSQTYLFVGPEGVGKKLTAISLVQALNCKIEPFEGCGKCDICEAIKNLSYPDLFYIEPEGQWYKIQQVRELRKEAYVKPYIGDLKVFILDEAHQLRNEGANALLKILEEPPEHTLFILIAYRPELLLPTIISRSQIINFTYLTYEEVWRIIEDKVPEDRLEVLVNLSQGSVGKAFFWNDENNWTKRVELFKYLTLLKKDKLYSPFDLVDFLAEEKDNEKIISLLELVLFWWRDLFFWKLTGDEKYITQKDFSVEIARKSQEYSISELKTFFRLTQDAIRGIRNNANLLLTLETLFLRVGLGS
- a CDS encoding cyclic-di-AMP receptor; translated protein: MKLVFAIIQEEDWKKVREIFIEHNFSLTFFKSKGGFLEEGSVTLMTVVDDDRFEEVLTILRENCKEREKMIIPPLPSVELLRTVPMPVKIKVGGAVVFAVDVSYFEKI
- a CDS encoding R3H domain-containing nucleic acid-binding protein, which produces MNKLLQQIVDDLDKFLAIFPNDIKNRLEQDPDIKDLIEVVLDLGREIEARFYKKTVIFEGRFTTEEDLNYIIARVGEFSGDKRAGIERTLHRISAIENRHGRIIGLTCRVGRAVLGTVDIIRDVIETGKNILLLGKPGVGKTTLLRETARVLADELGKRVIIIDTSNEIGGDGDIPHPAIGRARRMQVPNPSKQHDVMIEAVENHMPEVIVIDEIGTELEAKAARTIAERGVQLIGTAHGITLQNLLLNPTLSDLVGGIQVVTLSDEEAKRRGTQKTVLERKAPPTFQVVIEIQERDRLAIHHDVAKTVDALLRGYIIKPEIRVRTPEGEVKKVEAPTIEPVEEEEEVSVFGKPEKIEKRTEPLRIFPYGISRNRLEKAIRNLGVPAFVVKNLSEANCLLILKAHQKRAKDLLKEAEKKGIKIAVLRSNTVTQIERFLSEEFGIAISSKSDAEEEALREAQEGIEYVLTHDEPYELSPQPAYIRRLQHQLIQQYGLHSESVGVEPFRKVRIYPSH
- the tmk gene encoding dTMP kinase; translation: MKNNLFITFEGIDGSGKTTQALLLKEHFESKGYKVHLTREPGGTDVGNKIREILLNPAFSINYWTEAFLYLASRVENTINIIKKLKENYVVICERYADSTLAYQGYGRNLPLELLVEMNQIATFGLKPNLTILIDLDPELALRRKKSFDRIERENIEFYYKVRKGYLEIAKKEKERFIIIPGDLSKGEIFKRIVEEIERKNLGEVQK
- a CDS encoding 50S ribosomal protein L25/general stress protein Ctc gives rise to the protein MEITEIKVKKRDKIGKQFAKKYRRSNLIPGVVYGAHLKENIHILVEKKDLWSLIKKGHAKEQHLLRLIIENGENTITENAILQDLQIDPIKDEFLHVDFHAITLEELVDVYVPILLVGEAKGIKQGGILQHGVEEILIRALPLDVPPHIEVDITDLEIGESITVGDLKFPENIKVLTPLDEVVVGIIPPKGYTEEVTTGEAQTESQT
- a CDS encoding ribose-phosphate diphosphokinase, yielding MGQRCLALYSGTSNRELAEEVAKYLGIELGEIEIRRFSDGEIYARIAKSVRGAEVYVIQSLGSKVNEYFMELLIIIDALKRASADEVTAVIPYYAYARQDRKTKSREPISAKLIANLLTVAGASRVVTMDLHAGQIQGFFDIPVDNLSALPLFTRYFQDKNLKNPVVVSPDIGGVTRARALADRLHTPLAIIYKRRPAPEVAEVEEIIGEVEGRDVIICDDIVTTGNTLFSAAKLLKLKGARDIYAAVTHGILTNDAHKKLQESEIKELVVTNTIPIPLEKRVPKLTIISIGNLLGEAIKRISNKDSLSSLFD
- a CDS encoding DegV family protein — protein: MIKIVTDSTAALPKEYVEKYDVTVVPLKVAFGDEVYRDGVDITPEIFFKKVKESTVFPKTSQPSVEEFYQAYQNIFEKHPDTEAIISIHISAKLSGTVGSANAAREIHPQKDKIFVVDSKLTELALGVVVIELAKAIEKGAKVDDLINLAEKLYLNSNIKFTVDTLEYLYRGGRIGAAQAWMGSILQIKPILELREGAIEPVERVRTKQKLRARIIELIKEYAGKDPVKIAVAYSDNYEEVLEISQEVKNTLNITDFYMGFFSCTILSHIGPGSWGIIAFKEV